The Gloeocapsopsis sp. IPPAS B-1203 genome has a window encoding:
- a CDS encoding NAD(P)-dependent oxidoreductase, with protein sequence MKILVTGTEGYLGSLLAPMLMEAGHEVIAVDTGFYKAGWLYNGTDLTAKTLNKDIRQITIEDLQGVEAIVHMAELSNDPTGQLAPNITYEINHKGSVALANLAKAAGVRR encoded by the coding sequence ATGAAAATTCTTGTTACTGGTACTGAGGGATATCTTGGTTCTCTATTGGCTCCTATGCTAATGGAAGCTGGACATGAAGTTATTGCAGTAGATACTGGATTCTACAAAGCTGGTTGGTTATACAATGGCACAGATCTCACTGCCAAAACTTTAAACAAAGATATTCGCCAAATTACAATTGAAGACTTGCAAGGTGTAGAAGCCATCGTTCACATGGCGGAGTTATCAAACGATCCTACTGGACAACTTGCACCGAATATTACTTATGAAATTAACCACAAAGGTTCTGTTGCACTGGCTAATTTAGCCAAAGCAGCAGGGGTAAGACGCT